From Candidatus Bathyarchaeota archaeon, one genomic window encodes:
- a CDS encoding methyl-accepting chemotaxis protein — protein sequence MPDEADKKIAEYEKKLETLTKELTKQKQINIELIKSQEKILEDAIKGAKDIITSNEETIKTNRQIAELASKAQLSAGQVSKLATNSTVTIDNVATAAKSVGEVAQKVFSAAGNATKASVRVLDMGRQAANVSNQMAIGMQQVSTASQQVSTGAQKLAELSQNAARSTEALKKVMDEAGVIAREATSVTDEAVRRSREANEKSQLGLKAIENIKSDITRVSEAVTSMVSSVEQVGQMANSVSDIAGQTNMLALNAAIEAARAGEAGRGFAVVADAVKGLAGQSKQAAGSA from the coding sequence ATGCCTGACGAAGCAGATAAAAAAATAGCAGAGTACGAAAAAAAACTAGAAACCCTAACAAAAGAATTAACCAAACAAAAACAGATTAACATAGAACTAATCAAATCCCAAGAAAAAATCCTCGAAGACGCAATAAAAGGCGCAAAAGACATCATAACAAGCAACGAAGAAACAATTAAAACCAACCGCCAAATAGCCGAACTGGCAAGCAAAGCCCAACTATCTGCAGGTCAGGTCTCAAAACTTGCAACCAACTCCACAGTAACCATCGACAATGTGGCTACTGCCGCTAAAAGCGTCGGAGAAGTTGCACAGAAGGTTTTTTCTGCTGCAGGAAACGCTACTAAAGCAAGCGTTCGTGTCTTAGACATGGGTCGACAGGCAGCTAATGTTTCTAATCAGATGGCTATTGGTATGCAGCAGGTTAGCACTGCATCACAGCAGGTCTCTACAGGCGCCCAAAAACTTGCCGAACTCTCTCAAAACGCCGCACGAAGCACCGAAGCTTTAAAGAAAGTCATGGATGAAGCAGGAGTAATTGCTCGTGAAGCGACATCTGTAACAGATGAGGCAGTGCGCCGCTCAAGAGAAGCCAACGAAAAAAGCCAGTTAGGTCTAAAAGCTATTGAAAACATAAAAAGCGACATTACCCGCGTTTCCGAAGCTGTTACTTCTATGGTGAGTTCTGTTGAGCAGGTGGGTCAGATGGCTAATTCGGTCTCTGATATTGCTGGTCAAACCAACATGCTTGCTTTAAACGCGGCTATTGAGGCTGCTCGTGCTGGTGAAGCTGGCCGGGGATTCGCCGTCGTAGCCGACGCCGTTAAAGGCTTAGCGGGGCAGTCCAAGCAAGCTGCAGGCTCAGCA